One stretch of Nicotiana tabacum cultivar K326 chromosome 18, ASM71507v2, whole genome shotgun sequence DNA includes these proteins:
- the LOC107763230 gene encoding uncharacterized protein LOC107763230 — protein sequence MVNYGDRITTLEETVDALRPIVDTLPDLKTSLVQRLDDLDRRMRQAEIDITNISQDSEEDRETAAVEATKIHGKFEDLQQERAEDLAHRELEADRLTVMQQTINNLIGQLNVVNAALQSLLKGGENHIRGAMNIVPMPQKLKIQEPKPYSGARDAKEVENFIFDIEQYFDVVGQLEESKKVATAAMYLQGVAKLWWRVKYEAIRAGEDTLQTWAELKAAIRLQFFPENVEYNARRKLRELRHTRSVRDYVREFSALMLNIRDMGDKDKLFAFIEGLKPHARMELQRQRVDTLPKAIQAAECLGDYQLETQKDRPQPPVRGGYNGSQPSNGGPNRNGGDRGASKSKTPSSSSNTAASVNNNQGRKPPSECLHCGGEHWNNQCPNTQINAQQTVDDDESDQDGSVGEEQVGAFNAFVGSIHDTLAGTSAGNPKKKAFPTDKKGKGKADERPLTSQKRTLMFVDMKVNGRPIRALIDTGASHNYLASTQVQRLGLAVQKCKGRVKAINSPSQQVSGIAKEVPIKLGPYKGIFDLHIAIIDDFELIVGLEFLRQTNTIPVPYANMLLMMGDNGAKPYTIPCISKKMAAGNITAIQFKEGTNRPEPTVPAALNIIKQTSHHRGPTAHGAPHCVKTCQAFQKDKSDHSAQAGLLEPLPVPQRPWESISLNFITGLPKVGNHATIMVVVDQFSKYATFIAAPQNISAEDTARLFFSHVVKHWGMPSNIISDCDPRFTSKFWTQLFSCLVSKLSYNLNHHHQQTYDQTNRFNDMLE from the coding sequence atggtgaattacgGGGATCGCATCACgaccctagaagagacggttgacgcattacggcccatcgtggatacgttgcctgatctaaaaaccagcctagtgcaaaggttggacgacctggaccgcagaatgCGGCAGGCAGAAATTGACATAACAAACATCAGTCAAGACTCTGAGGAAGATCGGGAAACGGCTGCCGTCGAGGCAACCAAAATTCATGGCAAAttcgaggacctccaacaggagcgtgccgaggatttagcccatcgggaactagaggcagacagactgaccgtcatgcagcaaaccataaacAACTTGAtaggccagctcaatgttgtcaatgctgcccttcaaagcctgctcaaaggaggcgaaaaccacatcaggggtgccatgaacattgtccccatgccacaaaagctgaaaattcagGAGCCCAAGCCATACAGCGgagcccgggatgctaaagaagtggaaaactttatcttcgacatcgaacaatacttcgatgtcgTTGGACAGTTGGAGGAATccaagaaggtagcaactgctgccatgtatcttcaaggcgttgcaaaactctggtggcgagtcaaatacgaagccatcagggccggtgaagatactctccagacatgggcagaactgaaggccgccatacgcctgcagttcttccccgaaaacgtggaatacaatgcacggagaaagttgcgtgaactccgccacaccaggtcggtgcgggactacgtgcgtgaattctccgcactcatgctaaacatacgggatatgggggacaaagacaaactgttcgcattcatagaaggtttgaaacctcatgctcgtatggagctgcaaagacaacgggtagataccctgcccaaggccattcaagctgcagagtgccttggggattaccaGTTGGAAACTCAGAAGGATAGGCCCCAGCCGCCTGTCCGAGGGGGATACAACGGGAGCCAACCTAGCAACGGTGGCCCCAACAGAAACGGAGGAGATCGAGGTGCATCCAAATCTAAGACTCCTTCCTCAAGCAGCAACACTGCTGCATcagtcaacaacaatcaggggagaaagcccccATCAGAATGCCTTCATTGCGGCGGGGAACATTGGAACAATCAATGCCCCAATACACAAATCAATGCTCAACAAACTGTTGACGATGATGAGTCAGATCAGGACGGCTCAGTCGGCGAAGAACAGGTAGGGGCCTTCAACGCATTTGTTGGCTCCATTCATGATACCTTGGCGGGAACCAGTGCTGGCAACCCCAAGAAGAAGGCATTCCCAACCGacaagaaagggaaaggaaaggcgGACGAGAGGCCTCTCACATCACaaaagaggaccttaatgttcgttgacatgaaagTAAACGGCAGACCTATTCGGGCATTAatagacacgggtgctagccacaactacctggcctcaactcaggtgcaacgcctcggtctagcagtgcaaaaatgcaagggtcgtgtcaaggctatcaactctccatctcagcaagtgagtggaatagccaaagaagtgccAATCAAGCTTGGCCCATACAAGGGAATATTCGACCTACACATAGCTATCATCGATGACTTCGAACTGATAGTGGGATTGGAATTCCTCAGGCAGACCAACACCAtcccggtaccatatgccaacatgcttcTAATGATGGGAGACAACGGGGCCAAACCCTACACCATACCATGCATATCCAAGAAGATGGCCGCTGGAAACATCACGGCCATACAGTTTAAGGAGGGAACCAATAGACCTGAACCCACGGTTCCGGCTGCCCTCAACATCATCAAACAGACATCACATCATCGGGGTCCAACAGCTCATGGCGCCCCTCattgtgtgaagacttgtcaagcattccaaaaggacaagtcggatcactcagcacaagcgggactcttggagccgctacctgtcccacagagaccttgggaaagcatttccctgaatttcatcacaggattacccaaggtcggaaatcatgcaaccatcatggtggtagtagaccaattttccaagtatgctaccttcatcgcagccccacagaacatatcggcagaagatacagctcgactcttcttctctcatgttgtcaaacattggggtatgcccagcaacatcattagtgactgcgacccacgcttcactagcaagttttggacccaactcttcagTTGCCTCGTATCCAAATTGAGTTACAACTTAAACCATCATCATCAGCAAACATATGATCAAACAAACCGGTTCAATGACATGCTGGAGTAA